A genome region from Christensenella minuta includes the following:
- a CDS encoding substrate-binding domain-containing protein — protein sequence MKKSIGVFIAAILVVCLFAGCAETASTENAGAAETPAVPAAAESAGTAAESAGTEPAAAENEYAWDPNIGANPEKNEYYFVFVPKLVHPFYEPLIEGMERAAAEYAEQGITVTWDWDAPAAADAVLQTEKMEAAAAKSPDVLGVAVQDPVVIDPIVDEIEAAGIPVMLFADDTASGAGSGFVGLKDFYGQGYMVGKEIAEAMNGEGEVGLLMGSLAAVSHQGRLEGIKGALAEYPGITIVSEQATDDDLQKAVEVTEQMMNANPGLNAVISADGSGAAGAARAVADSGHGKIWIGGFDVNDENIEGVKDGSIYCIAAQDGIETGYDTLRMMIDIADGKITHADKREVWVNNMKLMQDTLADYGY from the coding sequence ATGAAAAAAAGTATTGGCGTTTTTATTGCCGCAATACTAGTGGTGTGTTTGTTTGCGGGGTGCGCGGAAACGGCTTCGACAGAAAATGCGGGCGCAGCCGAAACGCCTGCGGTGCCGGCAGCGGCAGAATCGGCAGGAACTGCGGCAGAATCGGCAGGAACTGAACCGGCCGCAGCGGAAAATGAGTATGCCTGGGATCCAAACATCGGGGCAAATCCGGAGAAAAACGAGTATTATTTCGTATTCGTTCCCAAATTGGTGCATCCGTTCTACGAGCCTCTCATCGAAGGGATGGAGCGGGCTGCGGCAGAATATGCGGAGCAGGGGATTACAGTTACATGGGACTGGGATGCCCCAGCTGCGGCGGACGCCGTTTTGCAGACGGAGAAAATGGAAGCGGCTGCGGCGAAAAGCCCGGATGTGCTTGGAGTTGCGGTACAGGATCCGGTTGTGATCGATCCGATTGTGGATGAAATAGAAGCGGCGGGCATTCCCGTCATGCTATTTGCAGACGATACGGCTTCAGGAGCGGGCTCTGGATTTGTCGGGCTCAAGGACTTTTATGGGCAGGGCTACATGGTAGGCAAAGAAATTGCTGAGGCGATGAACGGTGAAGGCGAAGTTGGTTTGCTGATGGGGTCCTTGGCTGCGGTTTCGCATCAGGGCCGCTTGGAAGGAATCAAAGGTGCGCTGGCGGAATATCCGGGGATTACCATCGTTTCGGAGCAGGCCACTGACGATGATCTGCAAAAGGCCGTAGAGGTGACAGAGCAGATGATGAATGCAAATCCCGGACTGAATGCGGTAATCAGCGCGGACGGAAGCGGTGCCGCGGGCGCCGCGAGGGCCGTAGCGGACAGCGGGCACGGTAAGATATGGATCGGAGGATTTGACGTTAATGACGAAAATATCGAAGGGGTTAAAGACGGGTCCATCTATTGTATCGCTGCACAGGACGGTATTGAAACCGGATACGATACGCTTCGTATGATGATTGACATTGCGGACGGCAAAATCACCCATGCCGACAAGAGGGAGGTTTGGGTAAACAATATGAAGCTGATGCAGGATACTTTGGCAGATTATGGCTACTGA
- a CDS encoding sugar ABC transporter ATP-binding protein has translation MRNINKSFPGVQALKHVDFDLKANEIHALLGENGAGKSTLMNVLMGMHRPEEGEIWLHGKKTEIPSPVFAIQNSIGIVPQELNIVPEVTVAENICMGTQKRKAGAIIDWKDTFKRAESIMDQLGSPVNVRSKAGTCSVAQLQMVQIARAIAFGAKIIILDEPTASLTSQETHDLFRVMRQLKGNGAGIIFITHHLEEVKEVADRVTVMRDGEVVDTTLMADTSIKEIIAKMAGQEVIFSKFEREFQEEEVVLRAERLTHKKKFRDVSFEVKKGEIFGVGGLVGAGRTEVMLALFGVEPLESGTIILKGKPITVKSPKSAIEAGIGYLPEERRAQAIFPILSIKENLTMPILQRLFRHGKIDRRQQEKITQSYIDRLEIKTPSGEKEIRDLSGGNQQKVVFGRWIEKDLDILILDEPTRGIDVRAKDEIHKLIESLAKEGKTVIVVSSELEELLNICDRIMVMNEGQVKGIMNAREVNQEEILRLALS, from the coding sequence ATGAGGAATATCAACAAAAGCTTTCCAGGAGTACAGGCCCTCAAACATGTCGATTTTGATTTGAAGGCAAATGAAATCCATGCGCTGCTTGGCGAAAACGGCGCTGGGAAAAGCACGCTGATGAATGTGCTGATGGGAATGCACCGGCCGGAAGAAGGGGAGATATGGCTCCATGGAAAAAAGACGGAAATCCCTTCGCCCGTCTTTGCGATACAAAACAGCATCGGGATTGTGCCGCAGGAACTGAATATCGTTCCGGAGGTCACCGTCGCGGAAAATATCTGTATGGGAACGCAAAAGAGGAAAGCAGGCGCAATAATCGACTGGAAAGATACGTTTAAAAGGGCGGAGAGTATTATGGACCAACTGGGGTCGCCGGTGAATGTGAGGAGCAAAGCGGGAACGTGCAGCGTTGCACAGCTGCAGATGGTGCAAATCGCGAGGGCGATCGCTTTTGGGGCCAAGATTATTATTCTGGATGAACCGACAGCCAGTCTGACTTCGCAAGAAACACACGATTTGTTCCGGGTAATGCGGCAATTAAAGGGGAACGGAGCGGGAATCATTTTTATTACGCATCATTTGGAAGAAGTGAAAGAAGTGGCCGACCGTGTAACTGTCATGCGCGACGGAGAGGTGGTGGACACAACGCTGATGGCGGACACCAGCATTAAAGAGATTATTGCGAAGATGGCAGGGCAGGAGGTCATTTTCAGTAAATTCGAAAGGGAATTCCAAGAAGAAGAAGTGGTGCTGCGGGCAGAACGCCTGACGCATAAAAAGAAATTCCGGGACGTTTCTTTCGAAGTGAAAAAAGGCGAAATTTTCGGCGTGGGAGGCCTGGTCGGCGCCGGACGTACGGAGGTTATGCTGGCCCTGTTCGGCGTAGAGCCGCTAGAGTCTGGCACGATCATACTGAAGGGAAAACCCATTACGGTCAAATCGCCAAAAAGCGCGATTGAGGCGGGAATTGGATACTTGCCGGAAGAACGGCGCGCGCAGGCGATCTTCCCGATTTTAAGCATAAAAGAAAACCTGACAATGCCAATTTTACAGCGGCTGTTCCGGCATGGAAAAATAGACCGCCGTCAACAGGAAAAGATTACGCAGTCCTACATTGACAGGTTGGAGATTAAGACGCCGTCGGGGGAAAAAGAGATCAGGGATCTTTCCGGAGGGAACCAACAAAAGGTCGTTTTCGGGAGGTGGATTGAAAAGGATTTGGATATCCTGATTCTGGACGAGCCTACGCGAGGAATAGATGTGCGTGCGAAAGATGAAATTCATAAATTAATTGAATCTCTTGCAAAAGAGGGCAAAACGGTGATCGTCGTTTCTTCCGAGCTTGAAGAATTGCTGAATATATGCGATCGGATCATGGTCATGAACGAAGGACAAGTAAAAGGGATCATGAATGCGCGCGAGGTTAACCAGGAAGAAATCTTAAGGCTTGCCTTAAGCTGA
- a CDS encoding ABC transporter permease: protein MKQSINITMQGQPSKIKKLFSHTEFIILLATVVLMLASYFVNNAFFSQYNMSTLLRQMSFVTIVAFGQTMILILGDIDLSVGATAGLSAITAAILMAWLGLPPQLTFVLCIVLGALCGLFNGFFVTKFRITPFIITLGSSYIFEGIIYVITEGRSITNIPASFLSLGQEMVGGVLPIPVLFMIIIGAVLYFVLKHTPFGRYLYAIGGNQTAAKLVGINVNRSRRTVYVLSGILSAFAGMLIMARLGTAQPTIGSTWVMPSITAVILGGTSMSGGRGGVIGTVIGSLMMSVISNAIVIMRVSTYMEQVVIGAVVIIAVLIDAIRTNMSTK, encoded by the coding sequence ATGAAACAGAGCATCAATATTACCATGCAGGGACAGCCGTCAAAAATAAAAAAACTTTTCAGCCATACAGAATTTATTATTCTGCTGGCGACGGTCGTTCTGATGCTGGCATCCTATTTTGTTAATAATGCGTTCTTCTCACAATACAATATGTCCACGCTACTGCGGCAAATGTCGTTTGTAACCATCGTGGCGTTTGGGCAAACCATGATATTGATCTTAGGCGACATCGATCTTTCTGTTGGCGCGACAGCAGGACTGTCGGCGATTACGGCGGCTATTCTCATGGCGTGGCTCGGGCTGCCGCCTCAATTAACATTTGTATTATGTATTGTGCTGGGGGCCCTCTGCGGACTGTTTAACGGATTCTTTGTCACAAAGTTTAGGATTACGCCTTTTATTATCACGTTGGGCTCCAGTTATATTTTTGAAGGAATTATTTATGTGATAACGGAAGGACGGTCGATTACGAATATCCCGGCAAGCTTCCTGTCCCTGGGACAGGAAATGGTTGGCGGAGTCCTGCCGATTCCGGTACTTTTCATGATTATTATTGGAGCGGTCCTATATTTCGTGTTGAAACATACGCCGTTCGGACGCTATCTGTATGCGATCGGCGGGAATCAAACGGCGGCAAAACTGGTTGGAATCAATGTAAACCGAAGCCGTCGGACCGTATACGTATTGTCTGGAATTTTGTCCGCCTTTGCCGGTATGCTGATTATGGCGAGATTGGGGACAGCACAGCCGACAATCGGGAGCACATGGGTTATGCCGTCTATTACCGCGGTCATCCTGGGCGGGACGTCTATGTCGGGAGGCCGTGGGGGTGTGATCGGAACTGTCATAGGTTCCCTGATGATGTCCGTCATTTCAAATGCCATTGTTATTATGAGGGTCTCTACCTATATGGAACAAGTAGTCATCGGCGCGGTTGTAATTATCGCGGTGCTGATTGATGCGATCAGGACGAACATGAGCACGAAATAA
- a CDS encoding transketolase translates to MKTIEEIKEFATKIRIETIRCIKQRGFGHIGGSMSIADVLAVLYGNIMKYDPKDPAWKERDYLVVSKGHAGPALFAALALKGFFPVEWLATLSKPGTRLPSHCDRLRTPGVDVSTGSLGQGLSIAAGIAQVFGMRKQENRVYAVLGDGECAEGQIWEAAQYASHYKLNRLVAFVDWNKRQVDGYLEDIMSVGDIAEKFEAFGWMAAVVDGGDVRAIQQAVLELQKKQADRPAVVVLDGIKGSGVPEFEQMEYNHHFALTPELADKVIADLEKQMSKGEI, encoded by the coding sequence ATGAAAACAATTGAAGAAATAAAAGAGTTTGCAACGAAAATTCGAATTGAAACCATCAGGTGCATCAAACAGCGGGGATTCGGGCATATAGGTGGAAGCATGTCTATCGCGGACGTATTGGCGGTACTGTACGGAAATATCATGAAATACGATCCGAAAGATCCGGCGTGGAAGGAAAGGGATTATCTGGTCGTATCGAAAGGACATGCCGGACCTGCGCTGTTCGCAGCTCTCGCGCTGAAAGGATTTTTCCCGGTGGAATGGCTTGCTACATTATCGAAACCGGGAACAAGGCTTCCCAGTCATTGCGACCGCCTGCGCACGCCGGGCGTGGACGTTTCCACCGGTTCGCTGGGGCAGGGGCTTTCCATTGCCGCAGGAATTGCGCAGGTATTTGGCATGAGGAAACAGGAAAACCGTGTTTATGCCGTTCTGGGAGATGGGGAATGTGCGGAAGGACAAATTTGGGAAGCGGCTCAGTATGCCAGCCACTATAAGTTAAACCGCCTGGTGGCATTTGTAGATTGGAATAAACGGCAGGTAGACGGCTATCTGGAAGATATTATGTCGGTCGGGGATATTGCAGAGAAATTTGAAGCGTTTGGATGGATGGCCGCTGTTGTAGATGGCGGCGACGTACGGGCCATACAGCAGGCGGTTCTGGAATTGCAAAAAAAGCAGGCAGACCGTCCGGCGGTTGTTGTGCTGGATGGAATCAAAGGAAGTGGCGTACCGGAGTTTGAGCAGATGGAATATAATCATCATTTCGCGCTTACGCCGGAGCTGGCAGATAAAGTGATTGCAGACTTGGAAAAACAGATGTCGAAAGGGGAAATATGA
- a CDS encoding transketolase C-terminal domain-containing protein: MEIGKGNILREGGDASVIACGLLVPAALAAAEILEKEGILIRVVDMFTIKPLDRELVIDCAKKTGTIVTAENASVYGGLGSVVADAVAQEYPVHVRHIGVKDEFGEVGPEDYLCRRFGFTPENIAKVVKEAVTIKLQEALTIK, translated from the coding sequence ATGGAGATCGGAAAGGGGAATATACTGCGGGAAGGAGGCGACGCCTCTGTGATTGCCTGCGGGCTGCTGGTGCCGGCTGCGCTGGCTGCAGCGGAAATTCTTGAGAAGGAAGGAATTTTGATCCGTGTGGTGGATATGTTTACCATCAAGCCTCTTGACCGTGAATTGGTGATAGATTGCGCCAAGAAAACGGGGACGATCGTAACGGCTGAAAATGCTTCGGTTTACGGCGGACTTGGCAGCGTGGTAGCGGATGCGGTTGCACAGGAATACCCGGTGCATGTACGGCACATTGGCGTGAAGGACGAATTTGGGGAAGTTGGGCCGGAGGATTACCTGTGCAGGCGGTTTGGCTTTACGCCGGAAAATATTGCAAAAGTTGTGAAAGAGGCCGTCACAATAAAATTGCAAGAGGCTCTGACAATTAAATAA
- a CDS encoding RpiB/LacA/LacB family sugar-phosphate isomerase has protein sequence MAERIIVGADPCGIMIKEEVKKYLQDTGYEVTDVGSMPDGTEVDYYEVGARVGARVSSGEFKRGFLFCGTGMGVSIVANKFQGVYCGLCESVETAKLCRTINNCNVLAIGGFLIGGFKAVEMAKAFLETAFTENFSAAPPEFLRKAYQCIGEIETNLYNQNTRQGENETVELMLNCEDPKILGKYFDLYPIIDGVTTNPLMISRAGKVDFFDYIRRLRLAAGERKLMAQVTSSDCQTMVQEAELIRQAGGDGMFVKIPAIEEGIRAMEILSKKGYNITATVVGSFGQGMAALKAGAKYVAVFYGPMESKGMNPCAVIKRLAAYIQASGCEGRILAAGCKDLEACGKAMKAGATAFTVDPETLTKGMTSPVTKEYAANFKKAWEGVHGIGVNITDLKK, from the coding sequence ATGGCGGAAAGAATTATTGTAGGCGCGGATCCGTGCGGAATCATGATAAAAGAAGAGGTAAAAAAGTATTTGCAGGATACCGGATATGAAGTAACAGACGTAGGCAGTATGCCGGACGGGACGGAAGTGGATTATTATGAGGTAGGCGCCCGCGTGGGGGCGAGGGTTTCGTCGGGCGAATTCAAAAGAGGCTTCCTGTTTTGCGGAACGGGAATGGGCGTCAGCATTGTGGCAAATAAATTTCAGGGAGTTTATTGCGGGCTGTGCGAAAGCGTGGAAACAGCAAAGCTGTGCAGGACGATTAACAATTGTAACGTGCTTGCCATAGGCGGCTTTCTGATTGGCGGATTCAAGGCGGTTGAAATGGCGAAGGCGTTTTTGGAAACGGCGTTTACAGAAAATTTTTCTGCGGCGCCGCCGGAGTTTTTGCGGAAGGCGTACCAATGCATCGGGGAAATAGAAACGAATCTGTATAATCAAAATACAAGGCAAGGAGAAAATGAAACAGTGGAATTGATGCTAAATTGTGAAGACCCCAAAATTTTAGGCAAGTATTTTGACCTGTACCCCATTATTGACGGAGTGACAACGAACCCGCTGATGATTTCCCGTGCGGGGAAGGTGGATTTTTTTGACTACATCAGACGGTTGAGGCTGGCAGCCGGAGAACGCAAGCTGATGGCACAGGTCACCTCTTCCGATTGTCAGACTATGGTGCAAGAAGCGGAATTGATACGGCAGGCGGGCGGAGACGGTATGTTTGTTAAAATCCCGGCGATAGAGGAAGGAATCCGGGCGATGGAGATACTGAGCAAAAAAGGATATAATATCACCGCGACAGTCGTCGGATCGTTTGGGCAGGGAATGGCCGCCCTGAAGGCGGGCGCAAAATATGTAGCGGTATTTTATGGCCCGATGGAAAGCAAGGGAATGAATCCCTGTGCTGTAATCAAACGGTTGGCGGCCTATATTCAAGCCAGTGGATGCGAAGGAAGGATACTGGCCGCGGGCTGCAAGGACCTTGAGGCATGCGGGAAGGCGATGAAGGCAGGGGCCACCGCATTTACTGTAGATCCTGAAACATTGACAAAAGGTATGACGTCTCCTGTTACGAAAGAATACGCCGCGAATTTCAAAAAGGCATGGGAAGGCGTACATGGGATTGGCGTAAACATTACGGACCTAAAAAAATAA
- a CDS encoding MFS transporter, with the protein MQKQKTTQFYTIILLATFVCYALYVVLFGTLSTTMMDFYSIGTSAQGIFTMVGSIGGIAAALFCALLGERFFKPRIVAFGVLILGIATTLVGFAPPYLIVCVCALLSGIGYTVIDVMGQATVTEYFPDKTKTLLPMVQIFFGAGTMIGPIMMAAMLSPGDSHSFVNPFLFVGILSLAVTLVYTLSLKKATPELSKVDLTSIAQNAKENPAEIFKSPKSWVILLGCGLFSCFTTATAAWYPAFFSTVRGFSVEMAALMLTLYYVGTLAMRLLGPFIFRKLQPQRVYVLFSIISIVCMFGAVNIASAPIAMVLTALGGAFCALNVVSVVMISTALFPTRKASATSLAVFAFNIGGMVAPALIGALAETSGLQLPLNVFIAVFAVSVAVMAALCAKCKKELADA; encoded by the coding sequence ATGCAAAAACAGAAAACAACGCAGTTTTACACGATCATCCTTCTTGCGACCTTTGTTTGTTACGCGCTGTACGTCGTGCTGTTCGGCACGCTTTCCACCACTATGATGGATTTTTACAGCATCGGTACAAGCGCGCAGGGAATTTTTACCATGGTGGGAAGCATCGGCGGGATCGCCGCCGCGCTTTTCTGCGCACTGCTGGGCGAGCGCTTTTTCAAGCCGCGTATCGTCGCCTTCGGCGTCCTTATCCTCGGGATCGCAACGACGCTCGTCGGATTCGCCCCGCCTTACCTGATCGTATGCGTATGCGCGCTCCTTTCCGGCATTGGCTATACGGTAATCGACGTCATGGGTCAGGCGACCGTTACGGAATACTTCCCGGATAAGACCAAAACGCTGCTCCCCATGGTGCAGATCTTTTTTGGCGCGGGTACCATGATCGGGCCGATCATGATGGCCGCAATGCTTTCCCCCGGGGATTCGCATAGCTTTGTGAATCCCTTCCTGTTTGTCGGAATCCTCTCCCTTGCCGTTACGCTGGTATATACGCTTTCCCTGAAAAAGGCAACGCCCGAGCTTTCCAAGGTAGACCTGACCTCCATTGCGCAAAATGCGAAAGAAAATCCGGCCGAAATTTTCAAATCCCCAAAGTCGTGGGTGATCCTTTTGGGCTGCGGACTTTTTTCCTGCTTTACCACAGCCACGGCGGCGTGGTATCCGGCGTTCTTCTCCACCGTCCGCGGTTTTTCCGTAGAAATGGCGGCGCTCATGCTTACGCTTTATTATGTGGGAACGCTCGCCATGCGGCTTTTGGGACCTTTCATTTTCCGCAAGCTCCAGCCGCAGCGCGTGTACGTACTATTCAGTATTATCAGCATTGTTTGCATGTTCGGCGCCGTTAATATCGCATCCGCGCCCATTGCCATGGTGCTGACCGCCCTCGGCGGCGCATTCTGCGCGCTCAACGTGGTCAGCGTCGTGATGATCTCTACCGCGCTTTTCCCCACGCGCAAGGCGTCCGCAACCTCCCTTGCCGTGTTTGCGTTCAATATCGGTGGGATGGTGGCCCCTGCCCTGATCGGCGCTCTCGCCGAGACTTCCGGCCTCCAGCTGCCGCTGAACGTGTTTATTGCCGTGTTTGCGGTTAGCGTCGCGGTGATGGCGGCCCTGTGCGCCAAGTGTAAAAAGGAGCTTGCGGATGCGTAG
- a CDS encoding aldo/keto reductase — protein METFTLTNGVEIPCVGFGTWQTPDGETAVQAVKAALEDGYRHIDAAAIYGNEESVGRAIAESGVPRGELFVTSKLWNDEHGYETTLRAFDKTLKDLGLEYLDLYLIHWPVPAKFKNNWQKKNAETWQAFEELYKEGRVRAVGVSNFLPHHVEELKKTAEIMPMVNQIEYHPGLMQKELVEYSQKEGMLIEAYSPLGTGKMLGNETLKGIADKYGKSVAQVCIRWVLQNGVLPLPKSVTPSRIADNARVFDFEIAADDMAVIDAMVDPDGPTNDPDNFPL, from the coding sequence ATGGAGACGTTTACATTGACAAATGGCGTGGAGATTCCATGCGTAGGCTTCGGCACATGGCAGACGCCCGACGGCGAGACGGCGGTGCAGGCGGTCAAGGCCGCGCTGGAAGATGGATACCGCCATATCGACGCGGCGGCGATTTATGGGAACGAAGAAAGCGTCGGCAGGGCAATTGCGGAATCAGGCGTTCCGCGCGGCGAGCTGTTTGTGACCAGCAAACTGTGGAATGACGAGCATGGATACGAAACGACGCTGCGCGCGTTCGACAAGACTCTGAAGGACCTTGGGCTCGAGTATCTCGACCTGTACCTGATCCACTGGCCGGTCCCGGCGAAATTCAAAAACAATTGGCAGAAAAAGAACGCCGAGACATGGCAGGCCTTTGAAGAGCTTTATAAGGAAGGGCGCGTCCGCGCAGTTGGCGTAAGCAATTTTCTTCCGCACCATGTGGAAGAGCTGAAAAAGACAGCGGAGATTATGCCTATGGTAAACCAGATCGAATATCATCCGGGGCTGATGCAAAAGGAACTCGTGGAGTATTCGCAGAAGGAAGGAATGCTGATCGAGGCCTACAGTCCGCTTGGCACGGGCAAAATGCTCGGCAATGAAACGCTGAAAGGCATCGCGGACAAATACGGGAAGTCCGTAGCGCAGGTCTGCATCCGCTGGGTGCTCCAGAACGGCGTACTGCCGCTTCCGAAGTCGGTGACCCCATCGAGGATCGCAGACAATGCCAGGGTGTTCGATTTTGAGATCGCGGCGGACGATATGGCGGTGATCGATGCGATGGTCGATCCGGACGGCCCCACCAACGACCCGGATAATTTCCCGCTGTAA